A DNA window from Acidimicrobiales bacterium contains the following coding sequences:
- a CDS encoding BMP family ABC transporter substrate-binding protein produces MNKDEETGLYLPNANISRRRALRLGAIGVGGLTLGGSFLAACGDDDDDTSSGGGGDGTASGDDGTASGDGGGGLESIKAHWVYIGPPDDNGWTQEHDRGRLEAQAALGDKLESAFTPNIGFDAGTTQLFEQLAADGNDIVFANTEYASLLSEVAAANPETRFVECNGHVFTDNLFGFYLAHETTAYLMGVAAGLLAPSGRIGYIGAFPTATTYNDVNGLLLGARSVNPEATVETVLVSTFFDPQLAAQAANALLDNGVEFLFGVMDEPTFLQLAEEAGVWTGYWNLDFREAAPTKYTSNFDLSEFGPFYTEQCQAVLDGTWAAPSEVVLLDTPLGAWGPEVPQDVQDTVAASAASLASGELSVYEGPLVDAAGNEVLAEGETIDSLGAYAVDFAVEGVTGI; encoded by the coding sequence ATGAACAAGGATGAGGAAACGGGCCTCTATCTGCCGAACGCGAACATCTCGCGTCGGCGTGCCCTGCGACTCGGCGCGATCGGCGTCGGCGGTCTGACCCTGGGTGGGTCGTTCCTGGCCGCCTGTGGCGACGATGACGACGACACGTCCTCGGGTGGTGGCGGCGACGGCACCGCTTCAGGTGACGACGGCACCGCGTCGGGCGATGGCGGTGGCGGCCTCGAGTCCATCAAGGCCCACTGGGTCTACATCGGCCCCCCCGACGACAACGGCTGGACCCAGGAGCACGACCGTGGCCGCCTGGAGGCACAGGCAGCCCTCGGCGACAAGCTCGAGAGCGCCTTCACCCCCAACATCGGCTTCGATGCGGGTACCACCCAGCTCTTCGAGCAGCTCGCAGCCGACGGTAACGACATCGTCTTCGCCAACACCGAGTACGCGTCGCTGCTCTCCGAGGTCGCCGCGGCGAACCCCGAGACCCGCTTCGTCGAGTGCAACGGCCACGTCTTCACGGACAACCTGTTCGGGTTCTACCTGGCCCATGAGACCACCGCGTACCTGATGGGCGTGGCGGCGGGTCTGCTCGCCCCGAGCGGGCGTATCGGCTACATCGGTGCGTTCCCGACGGCCACCACCTACAACGACGTCAACGGCCTGCTCCTGGGCGCCCGCAGCGTCAACCCGGAAGCGACGGTCGAGACCGTGCTCGTGAGCACCTTCTTCGATCCCCAGCTCGCCGCTCAGGCCGCCAACGCCCTCCTCGACAACGGCGTAGAGTTCCTCTTCGGCGTCATGGACGAGCCGACGTTCCTCCAGCTCGCCGAAGAGGCGGGTGTCTGGACCGGCTACTGGAACCTCGACTTCCGCGAGGCCGCCCCCACGAAGTACACGAGCAACTTCGATCTCTCCGAGTTCGGGCCCTTCTACACCGAGCAGTGCCAGGCCGTCCTCGACGGCACCTGGGCCGCGCCGAGCGAGGTCGTCCTGTTGGACACGCCGCTGGGCGCCTGGGGCCCCGAGGTTCCCCAGGACGTGCAGGACACCGTCGCAGCATCGGCCGCGTCGCTGGCCAGCGGCGAACTCTCGGTCTACGAGGGCCCGCTCGTCGACGCCGCCGGCAACGAGGTTCTGGCCGAGGGCGAGACCATCGACTCGCTCGGTGCCTACGCCGTCGACTTCGCCGTCGAGGGTGTGACCGGCATCTGA
- the add gene encoding adenosine deaminase encodes MDVEDFLKAIPKVSLHVHLMGSVQAATAVDLCTKHGVPLPDFDEPEDLYDYPDIYKFLHMYDNTALAVKDPEDFERICYETLTEAAEHNVRYREMFFNPTQHMAAGVSYETCVDGLIAGIDAARSDHGIECRLIAAINRMQSPELGVEMVETLIENPRDEVIGIGLDYAEAEFPPERFWKAYRMADRAGLRLTAHQSEDAPPRNIETCLDLLGCERVDHGYHVVESEAIMTRCRDEGIVFTCTPVSTAWVYFDNDFDNHPLRRMREFGLKISLDCDDPPMFKSDPTRDYVVAHDHMGFTIEDFRQCMLNGIDGSWLDEPDKRTMRREWATEFDELAAALA; translated from the coding sequence GTGGACGTCGAAGACTTCCTGAAGGCGATACCCAAGGTCAGCCTGCACGTACACCTGATGGGGTCCGTGCAGGCCGCCACAGCGGTCGATCTCTGCACCAAACACGGTGTCCCGCTGCCGGACTTCGACGAGCCCGAGGACCTCTACGACTACCCCGACATCTACAAGTTCCTCCACATGTACGACAACACGGCGCTGGCCGTGAAGGACCCCGAGGACTTCGAGCGGATCTGCTACGAGACGCTCACCGAGGCCGCCGAGCACAACGTCCGGTACCGGGAGATGTTCTTCAACCCGACCCAACACATGGCCGCCGGGGTCAGCTACGAGACCTGCGTGGACGGACTGATCGCCGGGATCGACGCCGCTCGCAGTGACCACGGCATCGAGTGCCGGCTGATCGCGGCCATCAACCGCATGCAGAGCCCCGAGCTCGGTGTCGAGATGGTCGAGACGCTCATCGAGAACCCCCGGGACGAGGTGATTGGGATCGGCCTGGACTACGCCGAGGCCGAGTTCCCCCCGGAGCGGTTCTGGAAGGCCTATCGCATGGCCGACCGGGCCGGCCTGCGCCTCACCGCCCACCAGTCCGAGGACGCCCCGCCCCGCAACATCGAGACGTGTCTGGACCTGTTGGGCTGCGAGCGGGTCGACCACGGCTACCACGTCGTGGAGAGCGAGGCGATCATGACCCGTTGCCGCGACGAGGGCATCGTGTTCACGTGCACACCGGTGTCGACCGCGTGGGTCTACTTCGACAACGACTTCGACAACCACCCGCTGCGGCGCATGCGCGAGTTCGGCCTCAAGATCAGCCTCGACTGCGACGACCCGCCCATGTTCAAGTCCGACCCGACGCGCGACTACGTCGTCGCCCACGACCACATGGGTTTCACGATCGAAGACTTCCGTCAGTGCATGCTCAACGGCATCGACGGGAGCTGGCTCGACGAGCCGGACAAGCGGACCATGCGCCGCGAGTGGGCCACCGAGTTCGACGAGCTCGCGGCCGCGTTGGCCTGA
- a CDS encoding 8-oxoguanine deaminase, whose protein sequence is METTCDLVVSGADVVVTMDAQRREIPGGWVAVTDGFVTAVGGSGTEPDAATVIDASGRVVTPGLVNTHHHIYQNLTRSFGPALDGNLFHWLRTLYPVWSRLDEEAAHVSAWIGLCELALGGCTTTTDHLYVHPRGGGDLISAEIAAALEVGLRFHPTRGSMSLSEKDGGLPPDSVVQDDDEILADSERLVALHHDPSPGAMVRIALAPCSPFSVTPDLMRRTAELAERLDVRLHTHIAEDADEDTYCLETFGRRPIEHFEEVGWGSDRSWVAHCVFPNEEEIGRLAAWGTGVAHCPSSNQLIGAGLAPVREMRDAGVPVGIGCDGSASTDCASLWLEARGALLLARLRGGPEAMGAREVLEMATLGGAACLGRDDIGSLALGKVADLVVWDRDPIAFAGALSDPVEALLRCGPVRAQETIVHGRRIVAEGRLTVDGVEEMLGTHRRIAGEWLEAATP, encoded by the coding sequence ATGGAGACGACATGTGATCTCGTGGTGTCCGGTGCCGACGTCGTCGTCACGATGGACGCGCAACGCCGGGAGATCCCGGGTGGATGGGTTGCCGTGACCGACGGGTTCGTGACGGCGGTGGGAGGTTCCGGGACCGAACCGGACGCAGCGACGGTCATCGACGCGTCGGGCCGGGTCGTGACGCCGGGTCTGGTCAACACCCACCACCACATCTACCAGAACCTCACGCGGTCGTTCGGCCCCGCTCTGGACGGAAACCTCTTCCACTGGTTGCGGACGCTGTACCCGGTGTGGAGCCGCCTCGACGAGGAGGCGGCCCACGTCTCCGCGTGGATCGGGCTGTGCGAACTGGCCCTCGGGGGCTGCACGACCACCACCGACCACCTCTACGTCCATCCCCGTGGCGGAGGCGACCTGATCTCCGCGGAGATCGCCGCGGCCCTCGAGGTGGGCCTGCGTTTCCACCCGACCCGGGGGTCGATGAGCCTCTCGGAGAAGGACGGCGGGCTGCCGCCGGACTCGGTGGTGCAGGACGACGACGAGATCCTCGCGGACTCCGAGCGTCTGGTCGCTTTGCACCACGACCCCTCACCGGGGGCGATGGTGCGCATCGCTCTCGCTCCGTGCTCCCCGTTCTCCGTCACGCCCGACCTGATGCGCCGCACCGCCGAGTTGGCCGAGCGACTCGACGTGCGTCTGCACACCCACATCGCCGAGGACGCCGACGAGGACACGTACTGTCTCGAGACGTTCGGTCGTCGACCAATCGAGCACTTCGAGGAGGTCGGCTGGGGCTCGGACCGTTCGTGGGTGGCCCACTGTGTCTTCCCGAACGAGGAGGAGATCGGTCGCCTCGCTGCCTGGGGGACCGGGGTGGCGCACTGCCCCTCGTCCAATCAGCTCATCGGTGCGGGTCTCGCGCCTGTGCGTGAGATGCGCGACGCGGGTGTGCCGGTCGGCATCGGTTGCGACGGCTCGGCGTCGACCGACTGCGCGTCCCTGTGGCTCGAGGCGCGCGGGGCGTTGCTGCTGGCCCGCCTCAGGGGCGGCCCGGAGGCGATGGGCGCCCGCGAGGTCCTCGAGATGGCGACCCTCGGCGGGGCCGCGTGCCTCGGTCGTGACGACATCGGTTCGCTCGCTCTGGGCAAGGTCGCCGACCTCGTCGTGTGGGACCGCGACCCGATCGCGTTCGCCGGGGCCCTGTCGGATCCCGTCGAGGCGCTGTTGCGCTGCGGTCCGGTGCGCGCGCAGGAGACGATCGTGCACGGCCGGCGGATCGTGGCCGAGGGCCGGCTGACCGTCGACGGGGTGGAGGAGATGTTGGGGACTCACCGGCGGATCGCAGGCGAGTGGCTGGAAGCCGCGACTCCGTGA
- a CDS encoding aromatic ring-hydroxylating dioxygenase subunit alpha, which translates to MAGSRDSVTAAASDVCADPAMVDQWYAIAALEEVPADTPAATVLLGVDVGFGVDGSGGPVAWRAAGSRGAEPLPVREDFGYLWTSVGDPPELFAVPEVDEADRRTLNAATIGIATSTGRAIENFLDMAHFPYVHTGVLGAEPYTEVAEYSIEMRDGEIWATGCRFYQPLAAAASTDGTVVDYVYRVPHPACAMLYKSAPTDDGRMDAIGIFVQPVGEEFVRAHLFLSLVDDVSADAGIRRFQQTIFGQDKPILENQYPKRLPLDPRAETPIRADRSAIAYRRWLSDLGVTYGVIPA; encoded by the coding sequence GTGGCTGGAAGCCGCGACTCCGTGACCGCAGCGGCCAGCGACGTCTGCGCCGATCCGGCGATGGTGGACCAGTGGTACGCGATCGCCGCGCTCGAGGAGGTGCCGGCCGACACGCCGGCGGCGACGGTCCTCCTCGGTGTCGATGTCGGCTTCGGCGTCGACGGCAGCGGCGGGCCGGTCGCCTGGCGCGCGGCAGGTTCGAGGGGCGCCGAGCCGCTCCCTGTCCGTGAAGACTTCGGCTACCTGTGGACGAGCGTCGGTGATCCGCCAGAGCTGTTCGCGGTGCCGGAAGTCGACGAGGCCGACCGGCGGACGTTGAACGCGGCGACGATCGGCATCGCGACGTCGACGGGTCGGGCGATCGAGAACTTCCTCGACATGGCCCACTTCCCGTACGTCCACACCGGCGTGCTGGGCGCGGAACCGTACACGGAGGTCGCGGAGTACTCGATCGAGATGCGCGACGGCGAGATCTGGGCGACCGGTTGCCGCTTCTACCAGCCGCTCGCGGCGGCGGCCTCCACTGACGGCACGGTCGTCGACTACGTGTACCGGGTGCCGCACCCGGCGTGCGCCATGCTCTACAAGTCGGCGCCCACCGACGACGGCCGCATGGACGCGATCGGCATCTTCGTGCAACCCGTGGGTGAGGAGTTCGTGCGCGCACACCTGTTTCTGAGCCTCGTCGACGACGTCTCCGCCGACGCGGGGATCCGCCGGTTCCAGCAGACGATCTTCGGTCAGGACAAGCCGATCCTCGAGAACCAGTACCCGAAGCGGCTGCCACTGGACCCGAGGGCCGAGACGCCGATCCGGGCGGACCGTTCGGCGATCGCGTACCGCCGCTGGCTGTCGGACCTCGGCGTCACATACGGGGTGATTCCCGCGTGA